The following DNA comes from Thalassoglobus sp. JC818.
GAAGCTCGGGCGATAGAGTCTATTGGACTTCTGTACTGCACTGCCTTATAATTGAGTCCCCAGTGGTCGCAATGCGATTTGCGCCACTCACCCACCTTTCATCGCTCTGACGGCTTTCAGCTGTCATCCCACCATTGCGATGGAAACACGCATCTGAAGGTTTGGCCCACCATGAAACCTACCACTCACGTTGGTTCCCAACGCAGCGGAAAAGTTCTGCTCTCACTTGTCGTCGCTCTGACGCTCTTGGTGATGAGCGTCCCGATTGTCAGCTGGGGAGTGGCCGAAAAACCTGTTGTCGTTGCTGAAGATGGGTTTTCTGTTGTCACAAGAGGTCACATCGAACAAATCGTGACCCAACAGGGTGAGCTGCAAAGCGCAGAACGGAACACTGTTGTCAATCACTGCGAATGGTCGACAAGCATCGTCGAAATTCTGCCTGAAGGAACAATCGTCCAACCGGGTGATGTGATCGCTGTCCTCGATGACGCGGAATTGCGCGAACGGCTTCAGGAACGAGAAGTCCGCTACATCAACTCGATCGCCGCTCTCGAACAAGCACGAGAGAACCTCAACATTCAGGTTCTCACCAACGAGAGCAAAATTGCTGCAGCCGAGTTGGAACTCGAACTCACTAAGCTCAAGCTGGATGCATATGTCAACGCCGAACATCCGCAGAAGCTTCATCAATTGGAGAGTGCTAAAGTCCTCGCAGAAGAGACAATGGCCCGGGCTCAGAAGTCGTACGAGTTCACGCTTTCGATGTTCAAACGAGGATATCGAGCTCACGATGACTGCGAAGCAGAACGTCTGAAAGTGATCCGCGAGGAAAACAAATACAAGCAAGCCACAGACGCTCTCAACATCTACACCGATCACACGTACGTTCGCAACATGACGCAGTACGTCGCTCAGAGTCAGGAAGCAGAGCGAAATCTCGACAGAGTCAAAATCGCTGCTCGATCAGCAGAACTCAGTCGCCAAATCACGCTCAGCTCGAGAGAGCGTTCTTACAACATCTACAAGGCATATCAGGAACGTCTGAAGACCAACATTGAAGCTTGCAAGATCATCGCCAAGAACGCAGGTGCAGTGATTCACGCTCGAGAAAGTTCCAGCTCCGCCAAAGGACTCGAAGAAGGCAGCCGTGTTCGATATCTGCAGCAGATCGCTCACGTCCCTGATCGGGACAACCTGAAAGTGGAACTTCGAGTCCATGAGTCCAACATCCGTTTGATCGGACATGACTCAGAAGCAGTCGTCAAGATTGACGCACTGCAGGAAACACCTTTCCGAGGCAAGGTAAGCCACGTTTCCAAGATCCCAACCAGCGGTCGCTACCCGAACTACCACCTTCGCGAATACAAGGTGACCGTTGCACTCGACATCGATCCAGAGCTTGCTCGAACGATCGCTCCCGGGCTGTCAGCGAATGTCTCGATCATCTCAGACCAGCGGTATGACGTTCTCCGAATTCCTCATCAATCAGTCGTCGAAGTCGGCGGGGATTACTACTCGTTCGTTCAAAGCGGAGATCATGTTGAAGAGCGACTCGTCGAAGTTGGGATTAATGACGATTCTCAAATCGAAATCATCAGCGGCCTCGAAGAAGGTGACCAGGTCGTTACCAAACCACGAATCGCCTGTGCTTCTTTGATCGCGTCGCTTCAGGATCGCACCGATACCAAAGATGGCATCTCAGGCTGGTTGGCATTCCTTAACTAGAGCATACTTGATTTGGTGTGCACGATCTCTCACGAGCAAGCACAGCCATTTATGTTGAGAAACAGTGCAAGCGAGTGCACAGAAAAGAGCAACTTGCTCTAATCGGTTCCCCACAACTATTGGGACCAAATGAAGGAAAAGCACTTCCGAAGAGTCCGAATTCGACTCCTCTGAAACCAGCATCCAAATACAAAAGTCGCGAAGGCGCTCATCCATGTGGCACCTTCGCGATTTTTGTTTGTTGTGTGAGCTGGACCAACTTCAACTCGGTCTACCGATTGGATGGCCAGTTGAATCGTTCGATTGGCGACTCGGTTCGTGCTTCCTCAAAGATTTGCTTCGCAACTTCGACGATGTTTGGATACTCCGATGCCACATCGTTTG
Coding sequences within:
- a CDS encoding HlyD family efflux transporter periplasmic adaptor subunit — protein: MKPTTHVGSQRSGKVLLSLVVALTLLVMSVPIVSWGVAEKPVVVAEDGFSVVTRGHIEQIVTQQGELQSAERNTVVNHCEWSTSIVEILPEGTIVQPGDVIAVLDDAELRERLQEREVRYINSIAALEQARENLNIQVLTNESKIAAAELELELTKLKLDAYVNAEHPQKLHQLESAKVLAEETMARAQKSYEFTLSMFKRGYRAHDDCEAERLKVIREENKYKQATDALNIYTDHTYVRNMTQYVAQSQEAERNLDRVKIAARSAELSRQITLSSRERSYNIYKAYQERLKTNIEACKIIAKNAGAVIHARESSSSAKGLEEGSRVRYLQQIAHVPDRDNLKVELRVHESNIRLIGHDSEAVVKIDALQETPFRGKVSHVSKIPTSGRYPNYHLREYKVTVALDIDPELARTIAPGLSANVSIISDQRYDVLRIPHQSVVEVGGDYYSFVQSGDHVEERLVEVGINDDSQIEIISGLEEGDQVVTKPRIACASLIASLQDRTDTKDGISGWLAFLN